A stretch of Corallococcus macrosporus DNA encodes these proteins:
- a CDS encoding succinate dehydrogenase, producing MSTQATAEAITDRTPLLKSRLGSFLAVVPLSIWVINHLWDNLSAFYGATAWEKSVTEYSNPFAQAFTFIIVMLPLLIHAAWGVVRMFSFKPNLGAYTNYGNVKYIVQRVAAVGVLAFLGAHIWLAFLHPRLVEGHAEPFADIAREMHYHGPTLMVYLLGTLGTAYHLANGLQTFAMGWGILASDRSMRRFEPITILIFLVLLAMSWGTIYALYTAGAAYGPAGLDVG from the coding sequence CCCCTCTTGAAGTCGCGGCTGGGGTCGTTCCTCGCCGTGGTGCCCCTGAGCATCTGGGTCATCAACCATCTGTGGGACAACCTGTCCGCCTTCTACGGCGCGACGGCCTGGGAAAAGTCGGTGACGGAGTACTCGAACCCGTTCGCCCAGGCGTTCACGTTCATCATCGTCATGCTGCCGCTGCTCATCCACGCCGCGTGGGGCGTGGTGCGCATGTTCAGCTTCAAGCCGAACCTGGGCGCGTACACCAACTACGGCAACGTCAAGTACATCGTCCAGCGCGTGGCCGCCGTGGGCGTGCTCGCGTTCCTGGGCGCGCACATCTGGCTGGCGTTCCTGCACCCGCGCCTGGTGGAGGGCCACGCGGAGCCCTTCGCGGACATCGCGCGGGAGATGCACTACCACGGCCCCACGCTGATGGTTTACCTGCTGGGCACGCTGGGCACCGCGTACCACCTGGCCAACGGCCTGCAGACCTTCGCCATGGGCTGGGGCATCCTCGCCAGCGACCGCTCCATGCGCCGCTTCGAGCCCATCACCATCCTCATCTTCCTCGTCCTGCTGGCCATGTCCTGGGGCACCATCTACGCCCTCTATACGGCGGGCGCGGCGTACGGCCCGGCGGGCCTGGACGTCGGCTGA
- a CDS encoding single-stranded DNA-binding protein: protein MAGGVNKVILIGNLGADPEVRFTPGGQAVANFRIATSESWNDKNGQKQERTEWHRIVVWGKLAELCGEYLKKGRQCFVEGRLQTREWMDKENKKNYTTEVVATSVTFLGGRDAGEGYSGGASNGGGRRQQQGNGGYSQGRDDYGQPPPMGMDDGGGMGGNHGGAADEDIPF, encoded by the coding sequence ATGGCTGGAGGCGTGAACAAGGTCATTCTCATCGGCAATCTCGGGGCGGACCCCGAGGTGCGCTTCACCCCGGGCGGTCAGGCCGTGGCGAACTTCCGCATCGCGACGAGCGAGAGCTGGAACGACAAGAACGGCCAGAAGCAGGAGCGCACCGAGTGGCACCGCATCGTCGTCTGGGGAAAGCTCGCGGAGCTGTGCGGCGAGTACCTCAAGAAGGGACGGCAGTGCTTCGTCGAAGGCCGTCTGCAGACGCGCGAGTGGATGGATAAGGAGAACAAGAAGAACTACACCACCGAGGTCGTCGCCACCTCCGTCACCTTCCTCGGCGGCCGTGACGCCGGTGAGGGCTACAGCGGCGGCGCCAGCAATGGCGGTGGACGCCGGCAGCAGCAGGGCAACGGCGGCTACTCCCAGGGGCGTGACGACTACGGCCAGCCGCCTCCCATGGGCATGGACGACGGTGGCGGCATGGGCGGCAACCACGGCGGCGCGGCGGACGAAGACATCCCGTTCTGA